Proteins encoded in a region of the Candidatus Cloacimonas sp. genome:
- a CDS encoding 2-oxoacid:ferredoxin oxidoreductase subunit beta, with the protein MANIPQRIIHEYLRHDKKFPHVWCAGCSNGIVLGAIIRAVASLNIDRNDIVMVSGIGCSSRMPVYVDFNTLHSIHGRSIAFATGIKMHKPHLKVIVVTGDGDCAAIGGNHLIHAARRNIDLKVIMINNNIYGMTGGQCSPTTPHNAYATTAPYGNIEPDFNICNLAMGAGASFVARTTAFHVLEMQNMIKDALQHTGFSLIEVVSACPVIYGRLNKKGGAPQMLKDFRDNSIPLSAVEKLPPEKVEGKIIRGILRKEIRAEFSTEYAALCKKTQTAGGE; encoded by the coding sequence ATGGCAAATATTCCCCAACGCATTATTCACGAATACCTGCGTCACGATAAAAAATTTCCCCATGTATGGTGTGCCGGATGTAGCAATGGCATAGTTTTAGGAGCCATTATACGCGCAGTTGCCTCTTTGAATATAGATCGTAACGATATTGTTATGGTTTCAGGAATTGGCTGCTCTTCCAGAATGCCTGTTTATGTTGATTTCAATACATTACATTCGATTCATGGACGCAGCATCGCTTTTGCCACAGGTATAAAAATGCACAAACCCCATTTAAAGGTAATCGTTGTTACTGGCGATGGCGATTGTGCAGCCATTGGTGGAAATCATTTAATTCATGCCGCCCGCCGCAATATAGACCTGAAAGTGATTATGATAAATAATAATATTTATGGGATGACGGGTGGACAGTGCAGTCCCACAACTCCTCATAATGCTTATGCCACTACAGCTCCTTACGGAAATATAGAACCCGATTTTAACATCTGCAATTTGGCTATGGGTGCAGGTGCTTCTTTTGTTGCCAGAACAACGGCTTTTCATGTTTTGGAAATGCAAAATATGATTAAAGACGCTTTACAACATACTGGTTTTTCTCTGATTGAAGTAGTCAGTGCCTGTCCAGTTATTTACGGACGCTTAAATAAAAAAGGTGGTGCACCTCAGATGCTGAAGGATTTTCGCGATAATTCCATTCCTCTTTCCGCCGTCGAGAAATTGCCTCCTGAAAAAGTGGAAGGAAAGATTATCCGGGGTATTTTACGCAAGGAAATTCGGGCTGAATTTTCCACTGAATATGCAGCTCTTTGCAAAAAAACTCAAACTGCGGGAGGTGAATAA